One genomic region from Stackebrandtia nassauensis DSM 44728 encodes:
- a CDS encoding acyltransferase family protein — MVSRSSVTGRSPATGGHHIGEIEGLRGIAIVLIVIYHVWFNRVSGGVDVFFLLSGFLITLSLWRGAERDGRVRPLAFYVRIVRRIVPPAFFVLVTVVAAAVVLLPQVRWRETFTDVVASALYLQNWHLAENAVDYLASQNAASPVRQYWSLAVQMQFYLLWPLLVAFALFLASRLRLRARWVLTPILAAVFAASLAYSIHFTATDPTYTYFDTSARLWEFALGGLAAVLLPLVRVPAAVGFVLGWPSLAALAACGMVFTRGDEFPGWASLVPTVAAATLVLTAGSTRRFGVDRLLRTAAMQWLGGLSYAIFLWHWPVLVFYLAHTGTDAPGLTGGLLVLGISLPLALGSKWLLEDGLRRSRIGQRTTVGGLALGAGCLVLVLVALTAWAGLMRPRQQPSDSADVDSYPGAAHLVKGGPLAEQPFIPDLVTVKDDWLPELSPDCYQDHEGTKAVSCRFGPETAERTIALVGGSHSWQWLPALRELAEPHEWNIVTLTKVGCRFTTEPQFMDGEAYTSCDHWNVDAMAELERLRPDAVVTTSTATARNEEYTPDGYLERWRELDEWGIDVIGVRDTPFPGFHVPECVERYGRDAPECTRAAGEFDYDKPAAVESRPDVPGNVSFVDLSRYFCAGGECRPVIGNVLVYRDDSHLTATYARTVAPYLSEALRATPPLTD, encoded by the coding sequence ATGGTTTCACGTAGCTCCGTCACCGGGAGATCCCCCGCCACCGGCGGTCACCACATCGGCGAGATCGAGGGGCTGCGCGGCATCGCGATCGTGCTGATCGTGATTTACCACGTGTGGTTCAACCGGGTCTCCGGTGGTGTCGACGTCTTCTTCCTGCTGTCGGGATTCCTCATCACGCTGTCGTTGTGGCGCGGCGCCGAACGCGACGGCCGGGTCCGGCCGCTGGCCTTCTACGTCCGGATCGTCCGGCGCATCGTGCCACCGGCGTTCTTCGTGCTGGTGACCGTGGTGGCAGCGGCCGTCGTGCTGCTGCCGCAGGTGCGGTGGCGGGAGACCTTCACCGATGTGGTCGCCTCGGCGTTGTATCTACAGAACTGGCATCTGGCCGAGAACGCGGTCGATTACCTGGCCTCGCAGAACGCGGCCAGTCCGGTGCGGCAGTACTGGTCGCTGGCGGTGCAGATGCAGTTCTATCTGCTGTGGCCGCTGCTGGTGGCGTTCGCGTTGTTCCTGGCGTCGCGGTTGCGGTTGCGAGCCCGGTGGGTGCTGACGCCGATCCTCGCGGCGGTGTTCGCCGCGTCGTTGGCGTACTCGATCCATTTCACCGCAACGGATCCGACCTACACGTACTTCGACACCTCAGCGCGGCTGTGGGAGTTCGCGCTCGGCGGGCTGGCGGCGGTGCTGCTGCCGTTGGTGCGGGTGCCAGCGGCGGTGGGGTTCGTGCTGGGATGGCCGAGCCTGGCGGCGTTGGCCGCGTGCGGGATGGTGTTCACTCGGGGCGACGAGTTCCCCGGTTGGGCTTCGCTGGTGCCGACGGTGGCGGCCGCGACGTTGGTGCTCACCGCCGGGAGCACCCGGCGGTTCGGGGTGGACCGGTTGCTGCGCACCGCCGCGATGCAGTGGCTGGGCGGGTTGTCGTACGCGATCTTCCTGTGGCACTGGCCGGTGCTGGTGTTCTATCTGGCCCACACCGGAACGGACGCGCCCGGGCTGACGGGCGGTCTGCTGGTGCTGGGGATATCGCTGCCGTTGGCGCTGGGATCCAAGTGGCTGCTGGAGGACGGTTTGCGTCGCTCGCGGATCGGACAGCGTACGACGGTCGGCGGGCTGGCGCTGGGGGCGGGGTGTCTGGTGCTGGTCCTGGTGGCGCTGACGGCGTGGGCGGGGCTGATGCGGCCACGGCAGCAGCCGAGTGACAGCGCCGATGTGGACAGTTACCCGGGGGCGGCGCACCTCGTCAAGGGCGGGCCGTTGGCCGAGCAGCCGTTCATCCCCGACCTGGTGACGGTCAAGGACGACTGGCTGCCCGAGCTCAGCCCCGACTGCTACCAGGACCACGAGGGGACCAAGGCGGTGTCGTGCCGGTTCGGGCCGGAGACCGCGGAGCGCACCATCGCGTTGGTCGGGGGCTCGCATTCGTGGCAGTGGCTGCCCGCGCTGCGCGAGCTGGCCGAGCCGCACGAGTGGAACATCGTGACGCTGACGAAGGTGGGGTGCCGGTTCACCACGGAACCGCAGTTCATGGACGGGGAGGCGTACACCAGCTGCGATCATTGGAACGTCGACGCGATGGCGGAGCTGGAGCGACTGCGGCCCGACGCCGTGGTGACCACGTCGACGGCGACGGCCCGAAACGAGGAGTACACACCGGACGGTTACCTGGAGCGGTGGCGCGAGCTGGACGAGTGGGGCATCGACGTGATCGGGGTGCGGGACACGCCGTTCCCGGGCTTCCATGTGCCCGAGTGCGTGGAGCGGTACGGGCGCGACGCGCCGGAGTGCACGAGGGCGGCGGGCGAGTTCGACTACGACAAGCCAGCGGCGGTCGAGTCGCGTCCCGATGTGCCCGGCAACGTGTCGTTCGTCGACCTGAGCCGGTACTTCTGTGCCGGGGGCGAGTGCCGGCCGGTGATCGGGAACGTGCTGGTGTACCGCGACGACTCGCATCTGACGGCGACCTACGCGCGCACGGTGGCGCCGTATCTGAGCGAAGCGTTGCGAGCAACCCCGCCGCTGACCGACTGA
- the polA gene encoding DNA polymerase I, producing the protein MSVVAAIVLRVTTRPRLLLIDGHSMAFRAFFALPAENFSTSTGQHTNAAYGFTSMLINVLRDEAPTHVAVAFDVSRKSFRTEEYPEYKDGRATTPEEFKGQVPLIQQILDALGIQWITLDNYEADDILATLSHQAGAEGYETLICSGDRDSFQLVTGDTTVLYPVKGVSELARMTPEAVEAKYGVSPQRYRDLAALVGEKSDNLPGVPGVGPKTAAKWITTYEGLDGVIAAADAIKGKAGQSLRDHLSDVMRNARLNKLVTDLELASRPEGLAWSGWDAEATSEIFSVLEFASLRDRLASQLADKRIGEDPEPVGATEVAEADLAVLEPGQLAAWLSARAGTGRIGVAATGEFKHGAGRLSGLALASDGHHAWLDPSALDEADENALAAWLADPTATKAVHDAKRFGLACRSHGWNLDGVTSDTALAAYLVRPDLKSDSLEALATRYLGRELNPRTAAAQPTLDGLETDGENEAAANLAALAAATRDLAEVLDGELASHNAAGLLADMELPVMTVLTEMEAIGITADVAHLTGLESTFAAEAAEAVAAAHAAVDQTFNLRSPKQLQEILFDKLGMPKTKRTKTGYTTDADSLAGLYATTQHPVLEAILRHRDREKLKQTVSGLLAEVAEDGRIHTTYQQNVAATGRLSSKDPNLQNIPVRTDAGRRIRQGFIVTEGFETLMTCDYSQIEMRIMAHLSGDEGLIEAFKSGEDLHTTVAARVFNVEPGSVDAEQRRRIKAMSYGLAYGLSAYGLSQQLGITPEEARGLMEEYFTRFGGVRDYLRTVVEEARKAGYTETMFGRRRYLPDLNSDNRQRRDMAERAALNAPIQGSAADIMKIAMLNVHRALVAAKVKSRVLLQVHDELVLEIAPGEAPEVEKLVRAEMASAAELMVPLEVSVGTGGDWDTAAH; encoded by the coding sequence ATGTCGGTGGTGGCCGCTATTGTCTTGCGGGTGACTACTCGACCGCGTCTGCTGCTGATCGACGGCCATTCGATGGCGTTTCGCGCGTTCTTCGCGCTGCCCGCCGAGAACTTCTCCACCTCCACCGGCCAGCACACCAACGCGGCCTACGGGTTCACATCGATGCTCATCAACGTCCTGCGGGACGAGGCCCCCACCCACGTCGCGGTGGCCTTCGACGTGTCCCGCAAGTCGTTCCGCACCGAGGAGTACCCCGAGTACAAGGACGGCCGCGCCACCACGCCCGAGGAGTTCAAGGGCCAGGTGCCGCTGATCCAGCAGATCCTCGACGCCCTGGGCATCCAATGGATCACATTGGACAACTACGAGGCCGACGACATCCTCGCCACCCTGTCGCACCAGGCCGGTGCCGAGGGCTACGAGACCCTCATCTGTTCCGGCGACCGCGACTCGTTCCAGCTGGTCACCGGTGACACCACCGTCCTGTACCCCGTCAAGGGCGTCTCCGAACTGGCCCGCATGACCCCCGAGGCCGTCGAGGCCAAGTACGGGGTCTCGCCGCAGCGCTACCGTGACCTGGCCGCGCTGGTGGGGGAGAAGAGCGACAACCTCCCCGGCGTTCCCGGCGTCGGCCCCAAGACCGCCGCCAAGTGGATCACCACCTACGAGGGCCTGGACGGCGTCATCGCCGCCGCCGACGCCATCAAGGGCAAGGCCGGTCAGTCGCTGCGCGACCACCTGTCCGACGTCATGCGCAACGCCCGGCTCAACAAGCTCGTCACCGACCTGGAACTGGCCTCCCGACCCGAGGGCTTGGCCTGGAGCGGCTGGGACGCCGAGGCCACCTCGGAGATCTTCTCGGTGCTGGAGTTCGCCTCGTTGCGCGACCGGCTGGCCTCCCAGCTGGCCGACAAACGCATCGGCGAGGACCCCGAACCGGTGGGCGCCACCGAGGTCGCCGAGGCTGATCTCGCGGTCCTGGAACCCGGGCAGCTGGCCGCCTGGCTGTCGGCGCGCGCCGGAACCGGCCGCATCGGCGTCGCCGCGACCGGCGAGTTCAAGCACGGCGCCGGACGACTGTCGGGCCTGGCCCTGGCCTCCGACGGACACCACGCCTGGCTCGATCCGTCCGCACTGGACGAAGCCGACGAGAACGCCCTGGCCGCGTGGCTGGCCGACCCCACGGCCACCAAGGCCGTGCACGACGCCAAACGCTTCGGCCTGGCCTGCCGCAGCCACGGCTGGAACCTCGACGGCGTCACCAGTGACACGGCGCTGGCCGCCTACCTGGTGCGTCCCGACCTGAAGTCGGACTCGCTGGAGGCGCTGGCCACCCGCTACCTGGGCCGGGAACTGAACCCCCGCACCGCCGCCGCGCAGCCCACACTGGATGGCCTGGAGACCGACGGCGAGAACGAGGCCGCCGCGAACCTGGCCGCGCTGGCCGCCGCCACCCGCGACCTGGCCGAGGTGCTGGACGGCGAACTGGCCAGCCACAACGCCGCCGGTCTGCTGGCCGACATGGAACTGCCGGTCATGACGGTGCTGACCGAGATGGAGGCCATCGGCATCACCGCCGACGTCGCCCACCTCACCGGCCTGGAGTCCACCTTCGCCGCCGAGGCGGCCGAGGCCGTGGCCGCCGCGCACGCCGCCGTCGACCAGACCTTCAACCTGCGCTCGCCCAAGCAGTTGCAGGAGATCCTGTTCGACAAGCTCGGCATGCCCAAGACCAAGCGCACCAAGACCGGCTACACCACCGACGCCGACTCGCTGGCCGGGCTGTACGCGACCACCCAGCACCCGGTGCTGGAGGCGATCCTGCGGCACCGCGACCGCGAGAAGCTCAAGCAGACCGTGTCGGGCCTGCTGGCCGAGGTCGCCGAGGACGGTCGCATCCACACCACCTACCAGCAGAACGTCGCGGCCACCGGTCGTCTGTCCTCAAAAGACCCGAACCTGCAGAACATCCCGGTGCGCACCGACGCGGGTCGCCGGATCCGGCAGGGCTTCATCGTCACCGAGGGCTTCGAGACCCTGATGACCTGCGACTACTCGCAGATCGAGATGCGCATCATGGCGCACCTGTCCGGCGACGAGGGCCTGATCGAGGCGTTCAAGTCCGGCGAGGACCTGCACACCACCGTCGCGGCCCGGGTGTTCAACGTGGAGCCCGGCTCGGTGGACGCCGAGCAGCGGCGCCGCATCAAGGCGATGTCCTACGGTCTGGCCTACGGGCTGTCGGCCTACGGGCTGTCGCAGCAGCTGGGCATCACGCCCGAAGAGGCCCGGGGCCTGATGGAGGAGTACTTCACCCGCTTCGGCGGCGTGCGGGACTACCTGCGCACGGTGGTCGAGGAGGCTCGCAAGGCGGGCTACACCGAGACCATGTTCGGCCGCCGCCGCTATCTGCCGGACCTCAACAGCGACAACCGACAGCGCCGCGACATGGCCGAACGCGCCGCCCTCAACGCCCCGATCCAGGGCAGCGCGGCCGACATCATGAAGATCGCGATGCTCAACGTCCACCGCGCACTGGTCGCGGCGAAGGTGAAGTCGCGGGTGCTGCTCCAGGTCCACGACGAACTCGTGCTCGAGATCGCCCCCGGCGAAGCGCCCGAGGTCGAGAAACTGGTGCGCGCCGAGATGGCCTCGGCCGCCGAGCTGATGGTGCCGCTGGAAGTCTCGGTCGGCACCGGCGGCGACTGGGACACCGCCGCGCACTGA
- a CDS encoding ABC transporter ATP-binding protein yields MTAILEIRDLSVYYGRIKALHDISLTVGEGEIVALIGTNGAGKTTTMKAISGLRAAHGTIRFQGKDITKVKAHHRVGLGISQSPEGRGVFPGMTVRENLMLGAFTRKDKAAIATDLDRVLHLFPRLKERFTQAAGTMSGGEQQMLAMGRALMSRPKLLLLDEPSMGLAPMLIQQIFEIITEIREQGTTVLVVEQNAKQALTRADRAYVLETGDITRTGTGAELLADNSIRDAYLGVA; encoded by the coding sequence ATGACGGCGATTCTTGAGATCCGTGACCTGTCGGTCTACTACGGCCGGATCAAGGCTCTGCACGACATCAGCCTGACCGTCGGCGAGGGTGAGATCGTGGCGCTGATCGGCACCAACGGTGCCGGTAAGACCACCACGATGAAGGCGATCTCGGGCCTGCGGGCCGCGCACGGCACCATCCGGTTCCAGGGCAAGGACATCACCAAGGTCAAGGCCCACCACCGGGTGGGGCTGGGCATCAGCCAGTCCCCGGAGGGCCGGGGCGTGTTCCCGGGCATGACGGTGCGCGAGAACCTGATGCTGGGCGCCTTCACCCGCAAGGACAAGGCGGCCATCGCCACCGACCTGGACCGGGTGCTGCACCTGTTCCCGCGGCTGAAGGAGCGCTTCACCCAGGCCGCGGGCACCATGTCCGGTGGTGAACAGCAGATGCTGGCGATGGGCCGGGCGCTGATGTCCCGTCCGAAGCTGCTGCTGCTGGACGAACCGTCCATGGGTCTGGCCCCGATGCTGATTCAGCAGATCTTCGAGATCATCACCGAGATCCGGGAACAGGGAACCACGGTGCTGGTGGTGGAGCAGAACGCCAAGCAGGCGCTGACGCGCGCCGACCGCGCCTACGTGCTGGAGACCGGGGACATCACCCGCACCGGCACCGGCGCCGAACTGCTGGCCGACAACTCCATCCGAGACGCTTATCTGGGCGTGGCCTGA
- a CDS encoding ABC transporter ATP-binding protein — translation MADNLVSETAAPYVDQTGPPLLSVDNVTLKFGGLTALNQVSFEVRKGEILALIGPNGAGKTTCFNVMTGLYRPTAGTVVFDGTKLPGRKPHHITKLGIARTFQSIRLFPEMTAMENVLVGADVHHKTSVVGALFGLPRHRREEREGRAEALRLLDFVGMKHLAGEVARNLSYGYQRRLEIARALATKPKLLCLDEPAAGFNPAEKEELRELIRRIRDLGHTILLIEHDMRLVMGIAERIVVLEFGQKIADAPPAEVRENPKVIAAYLGEPDEDDVDADLMPDRDDQGGSDDGDS, via the coding sequence GTGGCTGACAACCTTGTCTCCGAAACGGCCGCGCCGTACGTGGACCAGACCGGCCCGCCGCTGTTGAGCGTCGACAACGTGACGCTGAAGTTCGGTGGTCTGACCGCGCTCAACCAGGTCAGCTTCGAGGTCCGCAAGGGCGAGATCCTGGCGCTCATCGGACCCAACGGCGCCGGCAAGACCACCTGCTTCAACGTGATGACCGGTCTGTACCGGCCCACGGCGGGCACCGTCGTGTTCGACGGGACCAAGCTGCCGGGCCGCAAACCGCACCACATCACGAAGCTGGGCATCGCGCGTACCTTCCAGTCGATCCGGTTGTTCCCGGAGATGACGGCGATGGAGAACGTCCTGGTCGGTGCCGACGTGCACCACAAGACCAGCGTCGTGGGCGCGCTGTTCGGCCTGCCGAGGCACCGGCGCGAGGAACGCGAGGGCCGAGCCGAGGCGTTGCGGCTGCTGGACTTCGTCGGCATGAAGCACCTGGCCGGTGAGGTGGCGCGCAACCTGTCCTACGGGTACCAGCGACGACTGGAGATCGCCCGGGCACTGGCCACCAAGCCGAAGCTGCTGTGCCTCGACGAACCCGCGGCCGGATTCAACCCGGCCGAGAAGGAGGAGCTGCGGGAACTCATCCGCCGCATCCGCGACCTGGGCCACACGATCCTGCTCATCGAGCACGACATGCGGCTGGTCATGGGCATCGCCGAACGCATCGTGGTGCTGGAGTTCGGGCAGAAGATCGCCGACGCCCCGCCCGCCGAGGTCCGCGAGAACCCGAAGGTGATCGCGGCCTACCTCGGTGAACCCGACGAGGACGACGTGGACGCCGACCTGATGCCCGACCGCGACGACCAGGGAGGTTCCGATGACGGCGATTCTTGA